The Streptococcus sanguinis genomic sequence TGCTGCCTATTTTCTGACCAGTAAGAAAGGAAAGGAAACGACAGATAAGGTTCGGGACTTTGTTAAGGAATACCAAGAAAATCCTGATGATATTCACGAAGCTGTCGTTCAGTCTGCTAAAGACTTTTCAAATCAAGCTGTCAGCGCAATTCAACAAACCAAGGAAAAAGTTGAGAAAGGCGAGATTACAACTGAAACAGTCATCGAATCTGTCAAAGAAACGACAAAATCAGTCGTGGACTACTCGCAGGATAAGTTTAACGAAATCAAAGAAAAATTTGATAAAGAAGAAAGTAACTTTGCAGAGGAAGAGCCTGTGATCTTCCAAGAGGAAGAAGAGGAACCTTCAGAAGAAATCATCATTGACTTCGGAGCAGAAGCGACAGAAGGTCAAGAAGAAAAGACTGCTGAAACTGATAATCAAGAAGAAAAATAAAATAAAGAAGATTAGCAAAATTGCTAGTCTTCTTTGTTTGCAAGAACGAAAAAAAGAACCGAGGATAGAAAGCATCTTCGGTTTTTTCTTATATTTTAAAATCGTAGAATCACAAGGTTGGTTTATTTGCTAGTTTGGCGTTTCTTTGCGAACAGGCGATAAGATTGGATGCTAATCAAGCTGGAAGCAATGGCCAAAGTGAAGGACATAAATGTATTCATTTTTAAACTCAAAAATACAAAGCTAAACAAAACTGTCAAGACACAGAAAACAGCAATATTTAAGAAGAAAAAGAGTTCACTTAATCTTGGTGATGTTTCTGCTTCAGGTAGGTATTCTTGATAGAGTGGTGTTTGTTCAGATTCAATTTCTTGGTAGTAGTAGTCAGTTGGGTCATCATATTGTTGGTATTTTCTTACGTGCATAATTCTCTCTCCTTACAGTACCCTCTAATTCTACCATTTTTTTGCAGTTTTAAATATTACAAAAGGATTACAAAACGAATAAATTCGAATGAAAAACCACTCCTTTATATTTTTTTGCTATAATGGTTTTATGAAAAAGATAATTATTACAGCAACAGCTGAAAGCATAGAACAAGTTGAGGAACTATTAGAGGCAAATGTCGATCGAATTTATGTCGGTGAGAAAAATTATGGCCTTCGGTTGCCTCATAATTTTAGTTTAGACGAATTAACTCGAATTTCTGACTTGGTTCACCAAGCAGGAAAAGAGTTGACCGTTGCGGTGAATGCGCTCATGCATCAGGAAATGATGGATAATATCAAGCCCTATCTTGATTTCTTGCAGGAAATTGGGGCAGATTATATTACCGTTGGGGATGCTGGTGTTTTCTATGTGCTGCAGCGAGATGGCTATAAATTAAAGACTATTTACGATGCCTCTACCATGGTTACCAGCAGCCGTCAGATTAACTTTTGGGCAAAGAACGCTGGAGTTTCAGAAGCTGTCTTGGCGCGTGAGATTCCTTCTGCTGAGCTTTTTAAGATGCCAGAGATTCTGGAAATTCCTGCTGAAGTCTTGGTCTATGGGGCTAGTGTCATCCATCACTCCAAGCGTCCTCTTTTGCAGAATTACTATAATTTTACTCATATCGATGATGAGAAGACGAGAGAACGGGACCTCTTTCTGGCAGAACCAAGTGACCCGCAGAGCCATTACTCGATTTTTGAGGACAATCATGGTACTCATATTTTTGCCAATAATGACTTGGATTTGATGACCAAGCTGATAGAATTGGTTGACCATGGCTTCTGCCACTGGAAGTTGGAAGGTCTCTACACACCTGGTCACAACTTTGTCGAGATTGCTAAGATTTTTGTAGAGGCGAGAGATTTGATTGAAGCAGGCAAGTTTAGCTCAGATCAAGCCTTTGTGCTGGATGAGGCGATTCA encodes the following:
- a CDS encoding YtxH domain-containing protein, whose protein sequence is MGKFSSLLLGAVTGAAAAYFLTSKKGKETTDKVRDFVKEYQENPDDIHEAVVQSAKDFSNQAVSAIQQTKEKVEKGEITTETVIESVKETTKSVVDYSQDKFNEIKEKFDKEESNFAEEEPVIFQEEEEEPSEEIIIDFGAEATEGQEEKTAETDNQEEK
- a CDS encoding peptidase U32 family protein, with product MKKIIITATAESIEQVEELLEANVDRIYVGEKNYGLRLPHNFSLDELTRISDLVHQAGKELTVAVNALMHQEMMDNIKPYLDFLQEIGADYITVGDAGVFYVLQRDGYKLKTIYDASTMVTSSRQINFWAKNAGVSEAVLAREIPSAELFKMPEILEIPAEVLVYGASVIHHSKRPLLQNYYNFTHIDDEKTRERDLFLAEPSDPQSHYSIFEDNHGTHIFANNDLDLMTKLIELVDHGFCHWKLEGLYTPGHNFVEIAKIFVEARDLIEAGKFSSDQAFVLDEAIHKLHPKNRFLDTGFYDYDPDMVK
- a CDS encoding DUF3270 family protein, whose product is MHVRKYQQYDDPTDYYYQEIESEQTPLYQEYLPEAETSPRLSELFFFLNIAVFCVLTVLFSFVFLSLKMNTFMSFTLAIASSLISIQSYRLFAKKRQTSK